The Desulfomicrobium escambiense DSM 10707 genome includes a region encoding these proteins:
- a CDS encoding iron-containing alcohol dehydrogenase: MAFTFSTARVLFGPGSRLEIAAQASRLGRRCLLVTGSRPEGCAWLAEALSAVMDDVFVIPVKGEPEAAFVAAHALSARTRGCDAVVAVGGGSVLDAGKAMAALVPNTRDVFDYLEVVGRGMPLEHPPLPLIAAPTTAGTGSEVTANAVLLSGAHGVKVSLRSPEMIPRLAVVDPELAVTLPPRQTAATGMDALTQLMEAFVSHAANPLTDPLCRDGMVRAARSLRRAVADGTDLAARSDMALASLFSGMALANAKLGAVHGFAAPLGAMLGAAHGEICAALLPHVMEANIAALYAADPDHPALDRYAEASRLLTGQRDASAGVRFVRSLCADLGIRDLRALGLDDERVDEAARKAAAASSMKGNPVALDHDRLTSILRRAMGR, from the coding sequence ATGGCGTTCACGTTCTCCACGGCCCGCGTTCTTTTCGGCCCCGGCTCGCGTCTGGAAATAGCCGCGCAGGCCTCCCGCCTGGGCAGGCGTTGCCTGCTGGTGACCGGAAGCCGGCCCGAAGGCTGCGCCTGGCTGGCCGAAGCGCTGTCCGCTGTCATGGACGACGTGTTCGTCATCCCCGTAAAGGGAGAGCCCGAAGCCGCTTTCGTTGCCGCGCACGCCCTGTCGGCCAGAACCAGGGGCTGCGACGCGGTCGTGGCCGTGGGCGGCGGTAGCGTCCTGGACGCGGGCAAGGCCATGGCCGCCCTTGTGCCCAACACGCGGGACGTCTTCGACTATCTCGAAGTGGTGGGGCGGGGCATGCCCCTCGAACACCCGCCCCTGCCCCTGATCGCCGCGCCGACCACGGCCGGGACGGGCTCCGAGGTCACGGCCAACGCCGTGCTGCTGTCAGGGGCGCACGGGGTGAAGGTCAGCCTGCGCTCTCCCGAGATGATCCCCCGTCTGGCCGTGGTCGATCCGGAGTTGGCCGTGACCCTGCCTCCCAGGCAGACCGCGGCCACGGGCATGGACGCCCTGACCCAGCTCATGGAGGCCTTCGTCTCCCACGCCGCCAACCCCCTGACCGACCCCCTGTGCCGGGACGGCATGGTCCGCGCCGCACGCTCCCTGCGCCGGGCCGTGGCCGACGGGACGGACTTGGCGGCGCGTTCGGACATGGCTCTGGCCAGCCTCTTCTCGGGCATGGCCCTGGCCAACGCCAAGCTCGGGGCCGTGCACGGGTTCGCCGCGCCCCTGGGCGCCATGCTCGGCGCCGCCCACGGCGAGATCTGCGCAGCGCTGCTCCCGCACGTCATGGAGGCCAACATCGCGGCCCTGTACGCTGCCGATCCGGACCATCCGGCCCTGGACCGCTATGCCGAGGCGAGCCGGTTGCTGACGGGACAGAGGGACGCCTCGGCCGGGGTCCGGTTCGTCCGTTCGCTGTGCGCCGACCTCGGGATCAGGGACCTGCGCGCGCTCGGGCTGGACGACGAGCGTGTGGACGAGGCTGCGCGCAAGGCCGCCGCGGCGTCGAGCATGAAAGGCAATCCGGTGGCCCTGGACCATGACCGGCTGACGTCCATCCTGAGACGGGCCATGGGCCGGTGA
- the epsC gene encoding serine O-acetyltransferase EpsC, with translation MAKYLKIDSVLSGVVESLCAPESYMGVYHQPSFGSPMPSVELLSDIVERLRSVLFPGFFKEPFITPENMAYFVGSKLEKVRRELTKQVERGFCFACDKDEHACSADCAVRAESMCNQFLQTLPHVRRLLATDVQAAFAGDPAAKNPGETIFCYPSIRAVTNHRIAHELHKLGVPLIPRIISEMAHSATGIDIHPGATIGESFFIDHGTGTVIGETCIIGRNVRLYQGVTLGAKSFPKGENGHLVKGIARHPIVEDNVTVYSGATILGRITIGEGAVIGGNMWVVDDVPPGAKMYRNL, from the coding sequence ATGGCAAAATATTTGAAGATCGACAGTGTCCTTTCGGGTGTGGTGGAAAGCCTCTGCGCCCCGGAATCCTACATGGGCGTCTACCACCAGCCGTCCTTCGGCTCGCCCATGCCCTCGGTGGAGCTCCTCTCGGACATCGTCGAGCGCCTGCGCTCGGTGCTGTTCCCCGGCTTTTTCAAGGAGCCCTTCATCACTCCCGAGAACATGGCCTATTTCGTCGGTTCCAAGTTGGAGAAGGTCCGCCGCGAGCTGACCAAGCAGGTCGAGCGCGGCTTCTGCTTCGCCTGCGACAAGGACGAGCACGCCTGCTCGGCCGACTGCGCCGTGCGCGCCGAAAGCATGTGCAACCAGTTCCTGCAGACGCTGCCGCACGTGCGCCGGCTGCTGGCCACGGACGTGCAGGCCGCCTTCGCAGGCGACCCGGCGGCCAAGAACCCCGGCGAGACCATCTTCTGCTACCCGTCCATCCGGGCCGTGACCAACCACCGCATCGCCCACGAGCTGCACAAGCTCGGCGTACCGCTCATCCCGCGCATCATCAGCGAGATGGCCCACTCGGCCACGGGCATCGACATCCATCCCGGCGCGACCATCGGCGAGTCCTTCTTCATCGACCACGGCACGGGCACGGTCATCGGCGAGACGTGCATCATCGGCCGGAACGTCCGCCTCTACCAGGGCGTGACCCTGGGAGCCAAGAGCTTCCCCAAGGGCGAGAACGGGCACCTGGTCAAGGGCATCGCCCGCCACCCCATCGTCGAGGACAACGTGACGGTCTACTCCGGGGCGACCATCCTCGGCCGCATCACCATTGGCGAGGGCGCGGTCATCGGCGGCAACATGTGGGTCGTGGACGACGTGCCCCCCGGGGCGAAGATGTACCGCAACCTTTAG
- the cysK gene encoding cysteine synthase A, whose amino-acid sequence MKIANSMTELVGNTPLVRLNRMTEGCLAEVVVKLEFYNPLSSIKDRIALNMIDEAERAGLIRPGTVLVEPTSGNTGVGLAFVCAVRGYHLILTMPESMSVERRMLLAAMGAELVLTPAAKGMAGAVAEAERILSSMEDAFMPGQFVNPANPAMHERTTAEELWRDTDGRIDALVAGVGTGGTITGVGRTLKRRKDGFLAVAVEPAASPLLSQGTAGPHKIQGIGPNFVPEVLNRKVIDRIVTVTNEDAMATARALAREEGILCGISSGANVWAALQLAREPQMEGKLIAAIVCDTGERYLSTELFASQS is encoded by the coding sequence ATGAAGATCGCCAACTCCATGACCGAACTGGTCGGCAACACCCCCCTGGTGCGGCTGAACAGGATGACCGAGGGCTGTTTGGCCGAGGTCGTGGTCAAGCTCGAATTCTACAACCCCTTGTCGTCCATCAAGGACCGCATCGCCCTGAACATGATCGACGAAGCCGAGCGGGCCGGGCTCATCCGCCCCGGCACCGTCCTCGTTGAGCCCACCAGCGGCAACACGGGCGTGGGCCTGGCCTTCGTCTGCGCCGTGCGTGGCTACCACCTCATCCTGACCATGCCCGAATCCATGAGCGTCGAGCGGCGCATGCTGCTGGCCGCCATGGGCGCCGAGCTGGTCCTCACCCCGGCGGCCAAGGGCATGGCCGGAGCCGTGGCCGAGGCCGAGAGGATCCTGTCCTCCATGGAGGACGCCTTCATGCCCGGTCAGTTCGTCAACCCGGCCAACCCGGCCATGCACGAGCGGACCACGGCCGAGGAGCTGTGGCGCGACACCGACGGCCGCATCGACGCACTTGTGGCCGGCGTGGGCACGGGCGGGACCATCACCGGCGTGGGCCGGACCCTCAAACGCCGCAAGGACGGTTTTCTGGCCGTGGCCGTAGAGCCGGCAGCCTCGCCGCTGCTGAGCCAGGGCACGGCCGGGCCGCACAAGATCCAGGGCATCGGCCCCAATTTCGTGCCCGAGGTGCTGAACCGCAAGGTCATCGACCGCATCGTCACCGTGACCAACGAGGACGCCATGGCCACGGCCCGCGCCCTGGCCCGCGAGGAGGGCATTCTCTGTGGCATCTCCTCCGGCGCCAACGTCTGGGCTGCCCTGCAGCTGGCCCGTGAGCCGCAGATGGAAGGCAAGCTCATCGCGGCCATCGTTTGCGACACGGGCGAGCGCTACCTTTCCACCGAACTTTTCGCTTCTCAGAGCTGA
- a CDS encoding HU family DNA-binding protein — protein sequence MIENRHSPRSNPEVHMERTDLIDRLRKEMGYSDEEASRVVDAMMESMTESLSQGDRITLPGIGTMAVVDRAPRKSVDPETGQETDRPVRGIKFSPGKRLKDALTSLDFITKGLE from the coding sequence ATCATAGAAAATCGCCATTCCCCGCGCTCAAACCCCGAGGTTCACATGGAAAGGACCGACTTGATTGACCGGCTCCGCAAGGAGATGGGATATTCCGACGAAGAGGCGTCCCGCGTCGTGGACGCCATGATGGAGAGCATGACCGAGTCCCTGAGCCAGGGAGACAGGATCACCCTGCCCGGCATCGGGACCATGGCCGTGGTGGACCGCGCCCCGCGCAAGTCCGTCGACCCCGAGACCGGGCAGGAGACGGACAGGCCGGTCCGGGGCATCAAGTTTTCGCCTGGCAAGCGCCTCAAGGACGCCCTCACGTCCCTGGATTTCATCACCAAGGGCCTGGAGTAG
- a CDS encoding glutamate synthase-related protein, which yields MKHRLVEERDACAIIAFVDKRGRATHANIVKTIDALKKMAHRSGDINSEGDGCGVLTDIPRAIWGQRLQDAGLSRHLSESRGFFVGHFFLPAGPGADEAKERVRAILTGEGSEVLVEADDRMQPGELGPMARAEAPLFWQVCGLVRDETRQEGARRLFAMQMAVERAAPEAHVCSLSLDSAVYKLRGTPDLLPRVYPDLRDPASKSIITLGHSRYSTNTLPTAERAQPFSLLGHNGEINTIEKMRSSARDLGITPTPGGSDSQDLNRILEGLIHLHGFEFMEALEMVFPAIHSEVEHMSPELRRMYGFYRWFFMPSAQGPAAVVSRFGDTCMGSVDALGLRPLWFGESDYDYFLSSEKGVVDLQNTIHDPRPLAPGEKIAVVSGPGKRGEVVNHCALQERLLRLFQQGRLAHLADNLHGEIPEPILACPEGSCRDLRRFFRDRQVFDDRPGHDATTVLAAFGWRKYDQDMRKHVAATGKGPIGSMGHQGPLACLEADGLSNLSEYFKENVAVVTNPAIDREREAEHFSTAVILGDRPDNPDRPPVGLRLKTPILLGGEFTPALSSLDILAVCREHGTHTLEQVLDFFTAQQRDPSRLAILDATFVPEEGLENRLEAIEAEARQAVSAGAAILVLDDSASFVDGRCYIDPGLATARLRRAAESGRIPRLPSIIVRSGAIRNMHDVMFVLGLGAAAVNPYMLWKQAYAQAENAEGLQRTLSNTLTALQASVEKIMSTMGIHELCGYGRIFSSIGLKAELAEVFGCANFCSSNAAGMGFAEQESRAARRIALVREGSEGKLPGDPKRNARVGKILRSVAVGKTGYLQMAEGLEEVDRDTPVGLRHLLDIAPRSAAPLPLEAVDISVGQHAMPLLICAMSFGSQGESSFRAYAEAARKVNIICMNGEGGEIPDMLGKYRENRGQQVASGRFGVSIELLNSARYLEIKIGQGAKPGEGGHLPGSKVTDMVAQARHCKPGIALISPSNHHDIYSIEDLCQIITELKTANPGARISVKIPVTSGVATIAVGVAKAGAHIVNISGFEGGTGAAREHAKKYVGLPVEIGVTQAHRGLVEAGLRRQVEIWCDGGVRSGADVVKLVCLGADRVGVGTVALMGVGCISCEQCHLDVCPRGISTQLRSIEEAQQRGVKLFKPLQGEVEAENLARLLRAFGDQIRHILAGLGERRLADLVGRTYLLVQARGKDKVDLTDLLVPAPMDAMQAYCPVPRIVRKPLDNLTRLISDMALSTARDGCGYVQYREENVRSVDRAVGTYLAGAMVREGDGAKVDLMLDSSVPGNGLCAFNVDGISTCVQGGGQDGIAKGARGGRVCILKGANILGQRVDGSVGKSLAYGALSGTVVVQNFADSRACIRMSGADAIFGGRITAPVRDELGNIASRAHLKGFAFEYMTGGRAVVLGDPGPWMCAGMTGGVVYQCLYPEHGFGRENLKHRFARGAHVVIRGLDGDDAEQIRELLGKYTASLRQSFQDAEADLVQALADEAESRFVKVVPGSSTGIKPE from the coding sequence ATGAAACATCGCCTCGTCGAAGAACGTGACGCCTGCGCCATCATCGCCTTTGTGGACAAGCGCGGCCGGGCCACCCACGCCAACATAGTGAAGACCATAGACGCCCTGAAGAAGATGGCCCACCGCTCGGGCGACATCAACAGCGAGGGCGACGGCTGCGGCGTCCTGACGGACATCCCGCGGGCCATCTGGGGGCAGCGCCTGCAGGACGCGGGATTGAGCCGCCACCTGAGCGAGAGCCGTGGCTTCTTCGTCGGCCACTTCTTCCTGCCCGCAGGCCCGGGGGCCGACGAGGCCAAGGAACGCGTGCGCGCCATCCTGACGGGCGAGGGCAGCGAAGTGCTCGTCGAGGCCGACGACCGCATGCAGCCCGGCGAACTGGGCCCCATGGCCCGGGCCGAGGCCCCTCTCTTCTGGCAGGTCTGCGGCCTGGTCCGCGACGAGACGCGCCAGGAAGGGGCCAGAAGGCTCTTCGCCATGCAGATGGCCGTCGAACGCGCCGCGCCCGAGGCCCACGTCTGCTCCTTGAGCCTCGACAGCGCCGTCTACAAGCTGCGCGGCACGCCCGACCTGCTGCCCCGCGTCTACCCCGACCTGCGCGACCCCGCCAGCAAGTCCATCATCACCCTGGGCCACAGCCGCTACTCCACCAACACCCTGCCTACGGCCGAGCGCGCCCAGCCCTTCTCGCTGCTGGGCCACAACGGCGAGATCAACACCATCGAGAAGATGCGCTCCTCGGCCCGGGACCTAGGCATCACCCCCACTCCCGGCGGCAGCGACTCCCAGGATCTGAACCGCATCCTGGAGGGACTCATCCACCTCCACGGCTTCGAGTTCATGGAGGCTCTGGAGATGGTCTTCCCGGCCATCCACTCTGAGGTGGAACACATGAGCCCGGAACTGCGGCGCATGTACGGGTTCTACCGCTGGTTCTTCATGCCCTCGGCCCAGGGGCCGGCGGCCGTGGTCTCGCGCTTCGGCGACACGTGCATGGGCAGCGTCGACGCCCTGGGGCTGCGGCCCCTGTGGTTCGGCGAGAGCGACTACGACTACTTCCTGTCCTCGGAAAAGGGCGTGGTGGACCTGCAGAACACCATCCACGACCCGCGCCCCCTGGCGCCCGGCGAAAAGATCGCCGTGGTCTCGGGGCCCGGCAAGCGCGGGGAGGTCGTGAACCACTGCGCCCTGCAGGAGCGCCTGCTGCGCCTCTTCCAGCAGGGGCGCCTGGCCCACCTGGCCGACAACCTGCACGGCGAGATTCCCGAGCCCATCCTGGCCTGCCCCGAAGGGTCCTGCCGCGACCTGCGCCGCTTCTTCCGGGACAGACAGGTCTTCGACGACCGGCCCGGCCACGACGCCACGACGGTCCTGGCAGCCTTCGGCTGGCGCAAGTACGACCAGGACATGCGCAAGCACGTGGCCGCCACGGGCAAGGGCCCCATCGGCTCCATGGGCCACCAGGGTCCCCTGGCCTGCCTGGAGGCCGACGGGCTGTCCAACCTCAGCGAGTATTTCAAGGAGAACGTGGCCGTGGTCACCAACCCGGCCATCGACCGCGAGCGCGAGGCCGAGCACTTCTCCACGGCCGTCATCCTCGGCGACCGGCCCGACAACCCCGACCGGCCGCCCGTGGGCCTGCGCCTGAAGACGCCCATCCTGCTGGGCGGCGAGTTCACGCCGGCCCTGTCCTCCCTGGACATCCTGGCCGTGTGCCGCGAGCACGGCACCCACACCCTGGAGCAGGTCCTGGACTTCTTCACGGCCCAGCAGCGCGACCCGTCGCGCCTGGCCATCCTGGACGCGACCTTCGTGCCCGAGGAGGGGCTTGAAAATCGCCTGGAAGCCATTGAGGCCGAGGCCCGGCAGGCAGTGTCGGCCGGGGCCGCCATCCTCGTCCTGGACGACAGCGCGAGCTTCGTGGACGGCCGCTGCTACATCGACCCCGGCCTGGCCACGGCCCGGCTGCGCCGAGCCGCCGAGTCCGGGCGCATCCCCCGCCTGCCGTCGATCATCGTACGCAGCGGCGCCATCCGCAACATGCACGACGTCATGTTCGTCCTGGGCCTGGGCGCGGCGGCCGTGAACCCCTACATGCTCTGGAAACAGGCCTACGCCCAGGCCGAGAACGCCGAAGGGCTGCAGCGCACCCTGTCAAACACCCTGACGGCCCTGCAGGCCAGCGTGGAGAAGATCATGTCGACCATGGGCATCCACGAGCTGTGCGGGTACGGCCGCATCTTCTCGTCCATCGGCCTCAAGGCCGAGCTGGCCGAAGTCTTCGGCTGCGCCAACTTCTGCTCGTCCAATGCTGCGGGGATGGGCTTCGCCGAACAGGAAAGCCGGGCCGCGCGGCGCATCGCTCTGGTCCGGGAGGGCTCTGAAGGCAAGCTGCCGGGCGACCCCAAGCGAAACGCCCGCGTCGGCAAGATCCTGCGCTCCGTGGCCGTGGGCAAGACCGGCTACCTGCAGATGGCCGAGGGCCTGGAGGAGGTGGACCGCGACACCCCCGTGGGCCTACGCCATCTCCTGGACATCGCCCCGCGCAGCGCAGCCCCCCTGCCCCTGGAGGCAGTAGACATCTCCGTCGGCCAGCACGCCATGCCGTTGCTGATCTGCGCCATGTCCTTCGGCTCCCAAGGCGAAAGCTCATTTAGGGCCTACGCCGAAGCCGCGCGCAAGGTGAACATCATCTGCATGAACGGCGAAGGCGGCGAGATCCCGGACATGCTCGGCAAGTACCGCGAGAACCGGGGCCAGCAGGTGGCCTCGGGCCGTTTCGGCGTGTCCATCGAACTGCTGAACTCGGCCCGGTACCTCGAAATCAAGATCGGCCAGGGCGCCAAGCCCGGCGAAGGCGGCCACCTGCCCGGCTCCAAGGTCACGGACATGGTCGCCCAGGCCCGGCACTGCAAGCCCGGCATCGCCCTCATCTCGCCCTCGAACCACCACGACATCTACTCCATCGAGGACCTCTGCCAGATCATCACGGAGCTCAAGACCGCCAACCCCGGCGCGCGCATCTCCGTCAAGATCCCGGTCACCAGCGGCGTGGCCACCATCGCCGTGGGCGTGGCCAAGGCCGGGGCGCACATCGTCAACATCAGCGGCTTCGAGGGCGGCACGGGCGCGGCCCGCGAACACGCCAAGAAGTACGTGGGCCTGCCCGTCGAGATCGGCGTGACCCAGGCCCACCGCGGCCTGGTGGAGGCGGGCCTGCGCCGCCAGGTCGAGATCTGGTGCGACGGCGGCGTGCGCTCGGGGGCCGACGTGGTCAAGCTCGTCTGCCTCGGCGCAGACCGCGTCGGCGTGGGCACCGTGGCGCTGATGGGCGTGGGCTGCATCAGCTGCGAGCAGTGCCACCTGGACGTCTGCCCGCGCGGCATCTCCACCCAGCTGCGCAGCATCGAGGAGGCGCAGCAGCGCGGCGTGAAGCTCTTCAAGCCCCTGCAGGGCGAGGTCGAGGCCGAGAACCTGGCCCGGCTCCTGCGCGCCTTCGGCGACCAGATCCGCCACATCCTGGCTGGCCTGGGAGAGAGGCGCCTGGCCGACCTGGTGGGCCGCACGTACCTCCTGGTCCAGGCCCGTGGCAAGGACAAGGTGGACCTGACGGACCTCCTCGTCCCGGCGCCCATGGACGCCATGCAGGCCTACTGCCCGGTGCCGCGCATCGTGCGCAAGCCCCTGGACAACCTGACGCGGCTCATCTCCGACATGGCCCTCTCCACGGCCCGCGACGGCTGCGGCTACGTGCAGTACCGTGAGGAGAACGTGCGCTCCGTGGACCGGGCCGTGGGCACCTACCTGGCCGGGGCCATGGTCCGCGAGGGCGACGGCGCCAAGGTCGACCTCATGCTCGACTCCTCGGTGCCGGGCAACGGCCTGTGCGCCTTCAACGTCGACGGCATCAGCACCTGCGTCCAGGGCGGCGGCCAGGACGGCATCGCCAAGGGCGCGCGCGGCGGCCGGGTCTGCATCCTGAAAGGGGCCAACATCCTGGGTCAGCGCGTGGACGGCTCAGTGGGCAAGTCCCTGGCCTACGGCGCCCTGTCCGGGACCGTCGTGGTCCAGAACTTCGCCGACTCCCGTGCCTGCATCCGCATGTCCGGCGCCGACGCCATCTTCGGCGGCCGCATCACCGCCCCCGTACGCGACGAGCTGGGCAACATCGCCTCGCGCGCGCATCTGAAGGGCTTCGCCTTCGAGTACATGACCGGCGGCCGGGCCGTGGTCCTGGGCGACCCGGGCCCGTGGATGTGCGCGGGCATGACCGGCGGCGTCGTCTACCAGTGCCTCTACCCGGAACACGGCTTCGGCCGCGAGAACCTGAAGCACCGCTTCGCCCGCGGCGCCCACGTGGTCATCCGCGGACTCGACGGCGACGACGCGGAGCAGATCAGGGAGCTTCTGGGCAAATACACGGCATCCCTGCGCCAGAGCTTCCAGGACGCCGAGGCCGACCTGGTCCAGGCCCTGGCCGACGAGGCCGAAAGCCGCTTCGTGAAGGTCGTGCCGGGTTCGAGCACCGGCATCAAACCGGAATAG
- a CDS encoding DctP family TRAP transporter solute-binding subunit: MKKCVVLVVLCLVLSSLTVCAAEYKAEYRLSTVLGPAFPWGRAAERWANLVREKTEGRINIKVYPGTSLVGGDQTKEFTAIRQGVIDLAVGSSINWSPQIKQLNLFSLPFLMPDEKAFDALISGPVVEDLFAILDKQGVVPLAIGENGFRELSNSKQPVTSPADLKGLKIRVVGSPIFIDGFTALGANPTQMSWADAQPALATKAVDGQENPLSVFNAAKLHTVEQKYLTLWGYMADPLFFVVSKTVWAQWSEADRAVVAEAARQAAAENLVDARKGITPEDDALLKEIEKNGVTITRLTDEQRKPFREATRPVFDKWAEIVGKDLVKKAEDAIAASR; encoded by the coding sequence ATGAAAAAGTGCGTTGTCCTGGTCGTGCTGTGTCTGGTGCTGTCATCGCTTACGGTCTGCGCTGCGGAGTACAAGGCGGAATACCGCCTGTCCACGGTGCTCGGTCCCGCCTTCCCGTGGGGCCGCGCCGCCGAGCGCTGGGCAAACCTGGTCCGTGAAAAGACCGAAGGCCGCATCAACATCAAGGTCTATCCGGGCACCAGCCTCGTCGGCGGCGACCAGACCAAGGAATTCACGGCCATCCGCCAGGGTGTGATCGACCTGGCCGTCGGCTCGTCCATCAACTGGTCCCCCCAGATCAAGCAGCTCAACCTCTTCTCCCTGCCCTTCCTCATGCCAGACGAGAAGGCCTTCGACGCCCTCATCTCCGGCCCCGTGGTCGAGGACCTCTTCGCCATCCTCGACAAGCAGGGCGTGGTTCCCCTGGCCATCGGCGAGAACGGGTTCCGCGAGCTGTCCAACTCCAAGCAGCCCGTCACGTCCCCGGCCGACCTGAAGGGCCTCAAGATCCGCGTCGTCGGCTCCCCCATCTTCATCGACGGCTTCACGGCCCTGGGCGCCAACCCGACCCAGATGAGCTGGGCCGACGCGCAGCCGGCCCTGGCCACCAAGGCCGTGGACGGGCAGGAGAACCCGCTGTCCGTGTTCAACGCCGCCAAGCTGCACACCGTCGAGCAGAAGTACCTGACCCTGTGGGGCTACATGGCCGATCCCCTGTTCTTCGTCGTCAGCAAGACCGTGTGGGCCCAGTGGAGCGAAGCGGACCGCGCCGTCGTGGCCGAAGCGGCCAGACAGGCCGCGGCCGAAAACCTGGTCGACGCGCGCAAGGGCATCACGCCCGAGGACGACGCCCTGCTCAAGGAAATCGAGAAGAACGGCGTGACCATCACCCGCCTGACGGACGAACAGCGCAAGCCGTTCCGCGAGGCCACCCGGCCCGTGTTCGACAAGTGGGCGGAGATCGTCGGCAAGGATCTGGTGAAGAAGGCCGAAGACGCCATCGCCGCATCCCGTTAG
- a CDS encoding TRAP transporter small permease: MEPTKKQPARIERALAALVMAALTLITGANVVMRYCTNISFAMTEEVSVFLLMVLTLVGAVSAFAEGRHVRITLFVNALPVGGRKVCDALAWCCNVAMFAMLTWLGALAAWDDFAFEVTSPALGVPQWWYSCWLPAFAAVIVLRLVLNLFRRGEQA; encoded by the coding sequence ATGGAACCCACCAAGAAACAGCCGGCCCGCATCGAGCGGGCCCTGGCCGCGCTGGTCATGGCCGCGCTGACGCTCATCACCGGCGCCAACGTCGTCATGCGCTACTGCACCAACATCTCCTTCGCCATGACCGAAGAGGTCTCGGTCTTCCTGCTCATGGTCCTGACCCTCGTCGGAGCAGTGTCCGCCTTCGCCGAAGGGCGGCATGTGCGCATCACCCTGTTCGTCAACGCCCTGCCCGTCGGCGGCCGCAAGGTATGCGACGCGCTGGCCTGGTGCTGCAACGTGGCCATGTTCGCCATGCTGACGTGGCTCGGCGCCCTGGCGGCCTGGGACGACTTCGCCTTCGAGGTGACCTCGCCGGCCCTGGGCGTGCCGCAATGGTGGTACAGCTGCTGGCTGCCGGCGTTCGCGGCGGTCATCGTGCTGCGCCTGGTCCTCAACCTTTTCAGGCGGGGGGAACAGGCATGA
- a CDS encoding TRAP transporter large permease: MTMLLFGLFAVMMLMGVPLATAMGLSGAAAIAAAKLGLLSVPISVYTGVAKYPLLAIPMFVFAGMVFERSGVALRLVNFTVALVGPLRGGLAVAAILVCMVLGGISGSGPADAAAVAMVMIPGMAAAGYPKAFSSSLIAAAGSTAILIPPSIAFILYSVLVPQASVPALFAAGLIPGFLAGLALVIPAWALSVRHGFGLVEDGASCGSILIAFKEAVWGLLAPVIILGGIRSGYFTPTEAAVAAVFYGLFVGFFVYRTLTLRSMYELLVESAEVSAVVMLIIALSSVFAWAGSTLGAFEAMGHALIGVSTNETVTLLAVIVVLFIAGMFLDGVSILFIFIPILLPVMAHFGWNAVWFGVLMTMSLAIGQFTPPLALNLMVTTRIAGIGMEETVPWVLWFVLAMTLAMLLVMFVPQLTLLVPGYLGYL; encoded by the coding sequence ATGACCATGCTCCTCTTCGGACTCTTCGCGGTCATGATGCTCATGGGCGTGCCGCTGGCCACGGCCATGGGGCTGTCCGGCGCAGCGGCCATCGCCGCGGCCAAGCTCGGACTCCTGTCCGTACCCATCAGCGTCTACACCGGCGTGGCCAAGTACCCGTTGCTGGCCATTCCCATGTTCGTCTTCGCGGGCATGGTCTTCGAACGCTCGGGCGTGGCCCTGCGCCTGGTCAACTTCACCGTGGCCCTGGTCGGCCCCCTGCGCGGAGGCCTGGCCGTGGCGGCCATTCTGGTCTGCATGGTCCTGGGCGGCATCTCCGGGTCGGGCCCGGCCGACGCCGCGGCGGTGGCCATGGTCATGATCCCGGGCATGGCGGCCGCCGGATACCCGAAGGCCTTCTCGTCGAGCCTCATCGCCGCCGCCGGGTCCACGGCCATCCTCATCCCGCCGTCCATCGCCTTCATCCTCTACAGCGTGCTCGTGCCGCAGGCGTCCGTGCCGGCCCTGTTCGCGGCCGGCCTCATCCCCGGCTTCCTGGCGGGCCTGGCGCTGGTCATCCCGGCCTGGGCCCTGTCCGTGCGCCACGGCTTCGGCCTCGTCGAGGACGGCGCATCCTGCGGGAGCATCCTCATCGCCTTCAAGGAGGCGGTCTGGGGGCTGCTCGCCCCGGTCATCATCCTGGGCGGCATCAGGTCCGGTTACTTCACCCCGACGGAGGCTGCCGTGGCCGCGGTCTTCTACGGCCTGTTCGTCGGCTTTTTCGTCTATCGCACCCTGACCCTGCGCAGCATGTACGAACTGCTGGTCGAATCGGCCGAGGTTTCGGCCGTGGTCATGTTGATCATCGCCCTGTCCTCTGTCTTCGCCTGGGCCGGCAGCACGCTGGGCGCCTTCGAGGCCATGGGCCACGCGCTGATCGGCGTCTCGACCAACGAAACGGTCACCCTGCTGGCCGTGATCGTGGTGCTGTTCATCGCCGGCATGTTTCTGGACGGCGTGTCCATCCTGTTCATCTTCATCCCCATCCTGCTGCCCGTGATGGCCCATTTCGGCTGGAACGCCGTATGGTTCGGCGTGCTCATGACCATGAGCCTGGCCATCGGGCAGTTCACCCCGCCCCTGGCCCTCAACCTCATGGTCACGACGCGCATCGCGGGCATCGGCATGGAGGAGACCGTACCGTGGGTGCTGTGGTTCGTGCTGGCCATGACCCTCGCCATGCTGCTGGTCATGTTCGTGCCGCAACTGACGCTCCTGGTGCCGGGCTACCTGGGATACCTCTGA